The following coding sequences lie in one Spirosoma sp. KUDC1026 genomic window:
- a CDS encoding DUF937 domain-containing protein: protein MALHLLSYLKEQFTPGVIDQLSAELNEQPASTLKAVNGAIPTLLGALTRKVQSTGGAISTISFLEKEDLEKTPLDVGQVTDTHEETAAAVQGDKAFLDHIFDDKLHSTTDLISTFSGVKAESALTILGVAGSVLMGVLGRQEQENGLTATSLETLLTGQASEFRKAVPNGLEGVASLLGFNDLVTPAGPQTEVQGTDNFSGTPLNPNIPKSAEGDRRRENVRWLRWAMFAILALILALLVQKCRENQNSIDGVSTDSTRRVESNASEANSPATQESIEESHGQTDNSSVPGPLGIRDSTKQNEER from the coding sequence ATGGCACTCCACTTATTGTCCTACCTAAAAGAGCAGTTCACACCGGGCGTAATTGATCAACTCAGTGCGGAGCTGAATGAACAACCCGCCAGTACATTAAAAGCGGTCAATGGCGCGATTCCTACGCTGCTGGGCGCCCTGACCCGAAAAGTACAGTCGACCGGCGGAGCTATATCGACCATTTCATTTCTGGAAAAGGAAGACCTGGAAAAAACACCCCTAGATGTTGGTCAGGTAACCGATACGCACGAAGAAACCGCTGCTGCTGTGCAGGGCGACAAAGCCTTTCTGGACCACATTTTTGATGATAAGCTACACAGTACGACCGATCTGATTAGTACGTTCAGTGGTGTTAAAGCCGAATCGGCGCTAACCATTCTTGGCGTAGCGGGTTCGGTCCTGATGGGTGTACTCGGACGGCAGGAGCAGGAAAACGGCCTGACAGCCACCAGCCTTGAAACACTGTTGACTGGCCAGGCTAGTGAGTTCCGGAAAGCGGTGCCGAATGGATTGGAAGGGGTGGCTAGTCTGCTGGGTTTCAATGATCTGGTTACGCCCGCTGGGCCACAAACCGAAGTACAGGGGACAGATAATTTCAGCGGTACGCCACTAAATCCCAATATTCCGAAAAGCGCTGAGGGCGACCGTCGCCGTGAGAATGTGCGCTGGCTACGCTGGGCTATGTTTGCGATTCTGGCGTTAATTCTGGCCCTGCTCGTGCAGAAATGCCGTGAGAATCAAAATAGCATCGACGGCGTCAGTACGGATTCCACCCGCCGGGTCGAATCAAATGCGTCTGAAGCCAATTCGCCCGCTACGCAGGAAAGTATCGAAGAATCACACGGGCAGACCGACAATTCGAGCGTACCCGGCCCACTGGGTATCCGCGATTCGACGAAGCAGAATGAAGAGCGGTAG
- the lysM gene encoding peptidoglycan-binding protein LysM codes for MGVLSFFKGVGEKIFGKEQEAAPADPAQAEKVEPLRAQALLDHVKQLGLAYKTLTVKTKGDTVILTGSVKAQEDAEKIALAVGNVEGVSSVDNQLQVEEPTPEGKYYTVKSGDTLSKISKEVYGDPMKYGVIFEANKPMLKDPDLIYPDQVLRIPTL; via the coding sequence ATGGGCGTATTATCGTTTTTTAAAGGAGTTGGCGAAAAGATTTTTGGAAAAGAGCAGGAAGCTGCCCCTGCAGATCCTGCTCAGGCCGAAAAAGTTGAACCGCTGCGGGCGCAGGCACTGCTTGATCACGTCAAGCAACTGGGTCTGGCTTACAAAACGCTGACGGTGAAGACAAAAGGCGATACGGTTATTCTGACGGGCTCGGTCAAAGCCCAGGAAGATGCCGAAAAAATTGCACTGGCAGTTGGCAACGTTGAAGGCGTCTCGTCGGTCGACAACCAGCTACAGGTAGAAGAGCCAACGCCGGAAGGAAAATACTATACCGTTAAGTCGGGAGATACGCTGTCCAAAATTTCGAAAGAAGTGTACGGCGATCCAATGAAATACGGTGTTATTTTCGAAGCTAACAAGCCGATGCTGAAAGATCCAGATCTCATCTATCCAGATCAGGTTCTGCGGATACCAACGCTGTAA
- a CDS encoding SGNH/GDSL hydrolase family protein produces MQSMLQFRWGALLTFLTAFAACTNNDIDPSLGSGGTPSKGSADFTRYVAVGNSLTAGYADGGVYRESQLNSYPNILAGQFKTVGGGDFIQPLFTEAQANGSGYIRLRKLPASATSLPTFDTTKTQLAVRGLTSNGTPLYTLFTDANQNLGVPAIKVADIRTAGYGSSMGNPYFERLVTNKAATYLQYVSSNLNGATFFSCWLGNNDALLYAVSGGMGAENTSNGLTSTALFTTNFTAAMDTLTKGSRKGVVVSIPNIVQAPYFTTVTAQVNALVASQGRTGLAIQTKNGVRLSTAGDYFLLSVAPFFNTFLAQGVGLSAANPVPDRFVLDASEVQTLNTRIGEFNAIMKSQADAKGAAFVDINSIFQQITQSGGYVQNGITYTAAYIQGGAFSLDGIHLTPAGYALIANEIIKGINSKYSSTVPQVNPANYRRVLLQ; encoded by the coding sequence ATGCAATCCATGCTACAATTCCGGTGGGGAGCTTTGCTGACCTTCCTGACAGCATTTGCCGCCTGCACGAATAATGACATAGATCCAAGCCTGGGTTCGGGCGGGACGCCATCAAAAGGAAGTGCTGATTTTACCCGCTACGTGGCCGTTGGCAACTCCCTGACCGCGGGCTATGCCGACGGCGGGGTGTATCGGGAAAGTCAGCTCAACTCTTATCCTAACATTCTGGCCGGACAGTTTAAGACCGTAGGTGGCGGTGATTTTATCCAGCCGCTGTTTACAGAAGCACAGGCCAATGGCTCGGGTTATATACGTCTGCGCAAGTTGCCCGCCAGCGCCACCAGCCTGCCCACCTTCGACACAACAAAAACCCAGCTAGCCGTTCGGGGGTTGACTTCCAACGGAACACCACTTTACACACTATTTACCGATGCCAACCAGAATTTAGGCGTACCGGCTATCAAAGTGGCAGACATTCGAACAGCCGGTTATGGCTCGTCGATGGGAAATCCTTATTTTGAGCGACTCGTCACGAATAAAGCAGCTACTTACTTACAGTACGTTAGCAGCAATTTGAACGGAGCTACCTTTTTCTCCTGCTGGCTAGGCAACAACGATGCTCTTTTATACGCCGTTTCGGGGGGGATGGGTGCCGAGAATACCAGCAACGGCCTGACCTCAACAGCGCTATTTACGACCAATTTTACGGCGGCTATGGATACCTTAACAAAAGGAAGCCGGAAGGGTGTTGTAGTCAGCATTCCTAACATCGTCCAAGCTCCTTACTTTACTACTGTTACAGCGCAGGTCAACGCGCTCGTCGCATCACAAGGGCGCACTGGTCTGGCTATTCAGACAAAAAATGGCGTTCGTCTGTCTACGGCGGGCGATTATTTTCTGCTCTCGGTAGCACCTTTCTTCAATACGTTTCTTGCGCAGGGCGTTGGTCTGAGTGCTGCTAATCCAGTTCCGGATCGGTTCGTGCTCGATGCCAGCGAAGTGCAGACACTGAATACCCGTATTGGCGAGTTCAACGCGATTATGAAAAGCCAGGCCGACGCTAAAGGGGCCGCTTTTGTGGACATCAATAGTATCTTCCAGCAGATCACCCAGTCAGGAGGCTACGTCCAGAACGGTATTACCTACACAGCAGCTTACATTCAGGGGGGAGCGTTCAGTCTGGACGGTATTCACCTGACTCCGGCGGGTTACGCTCTAATTGCCAACGAGATCATCAAAGGCATTAATTCAAAATACAGTTCAACTGTTCCACAGGTCAATCCAGCCAACTACCGTCGCGTCCTGCTGCAATAA
- a CDS encoding outer membrane beta-barrel protein, with protein sequence MNKRQLSITALFLISSSIAMAQSSVRPIELGIKGGGTFTHGFTTIPVQRVGSVEVPQLDNKSNGIGYGYSGGLWARKNFNTFFVQAEVTYNRFLLRQKTNVTLDVNANPALSNALPVTVLPGLVNATLNVTSESSLEAIDVPILIGKRWMDGKLRGYVGPNFIFVQKAQAKRVNTGMINANAAVGFPATDIPATTSTTNLLNRYEAQNLEVKDFTYALELGVGFTPLSFLDVDARYAVPVGGVYKDKNIKGFLGIATVSLGFRIF encoded by the coding sequence ATGAATAAACGTCAGCTTTCTATAACCGCGCTTTTTCTTATCAGTTCGTCGATCGCAATGGCGCAATCCTCTGTCCGTCCCATTGAACTTGGAATCAAAGGCGGAGGAACGTTTACCCATGGTTTTACCACCATCCCGGTCCAGCGCGTTGGCAGCGTGGAAGTACCCCAGCTGGATAACAAGAGCAATGGCATCGGGTATGGCTATTCAGGTGGTCTCTGGGCGCGGAAAAATTTCAATACGTTTTTCGTTCAGGCCGAGGTGACCTACAATCGCTTCTTGCTAAGGCAGAAGACTAACGTTACGCTGGACGTAAACGCCAACCCGGCGCTGTCCAATGCCCTGCCCGTTACCGTACTGCCCGGACTGGTCAACGCTACCCTAAACGTTACGTCGGAGTCATCGCTGGAAGCCATCGATGTGCCTATTCTGATCGGAAAACGATGGATGGATGGTAAACTGCGGGGTTATGTAGGGCCAAACTTCATCTTCGTGCAGAAAGCGCAGGCGAAACGCGTAAACACAGGCATGATTAACGCGAACGCTGCAGTGGGGTTTCCGGCTACCGACATTCCCGCTACAACCAGTACTACCAATCTGCTGAACCGTTACGAAGCGCAGAACCTGGAGGTTAAGGACTTTACGTATGCTTTGGAGCTGGGTGTGGGTTTCACACCCCTCAGCTTTCTGGATGTTGATGCCCGCTACGCCGTACCGGTTGGCGGGGTTTATAAAGACAAAAATATCAAGGGTTTTCTGGGTATCGCTACGGTATCACTCGGATTCCGGATATTCTAA
- a CDS encoding winged helix-turn-helix transcriptional regulator, producing MLSNTDQLALKKTLDIICGKWRLYIIFQLGSQTRRYGELRRLIPDISEKILIQELKALIVLGVLTKKSYSEVPPRVEYSLTEKGHQILPVLLQLKTIGEKFATPDDEN from the coding sequence ATGTTAAGTAACACCGATCAGTTGGCATTAAAAAAGACCCTTGATATTATTTGCGGCAAATGGAGATTGTATATCATTTTTCAATTGGGTTCACAAACACGGCGTTATGGTGAATTACGAAGATTGATCCCTGATATCAGCGAAAAAATTCTGATTCAGGAGTTAAAAGCGCTCATTGTATTGGGCGTACTCACCAAGAAATCATACAGCGAAGTTCCTCCACGGGTTGAATATAGTTTAACCGAAAAGGGACACCAGATTTTACCCGTTCTGCTGCAATTGAAAACTATCGGGGAAAAATTCGCCACTCCGGATGACGAAAATTAG
- the miaA gene encoding tRNA (adenosine(37)-N6)-dimethylallyltransferase MiaA, with product MKTLLVIAGPTAVGKTDLCVRLATRLDTAVVSADSRQLYRELTIGTAKPSPAEMNGVPHYFIDSHSITDPVNAGRYERECLTLLEQLFQEKDVVILSGGTGLYIQAVCFGLDDMPVVDPTLREQLVQRLQTEGLQKLQQELRQLDPVYAQTADLLNPIRVTRALEVCLSTGQPYSSFRRQQPVERSFQAQLIALELPRDELYARIDARMDRMLANGLIEEARSLNVYRDLSALKTVGYQEIFPYLDGDYDYAEMVRLLKRNSRRYAKRQLTWFRNQAAFRWYSPQQDDTILADSGLTS from the coding sequence TTGAAAACGTTACTTGTTATTGCCGGCCCCACAGCGGTCGGCAAAACGGATTTATGCGTCAGGCTGGCCACGCGGCTGGATACGGCCGTTGTATCAGCCGATTCACGTCAGCTTTACCGGGAACTAACCATCGGTACGGCGAAGCCATCCCCCGCCGAAATGAATGGAGTTCCTCACTATTTTATTGATTCGCACAGCATCACCGATCCGGTAAATGCAGGTCGGTATGAGCGGGAATGTCTGACACTTCTGGAGCAGTTGTTCCAGGAAAAGGACGTAGTGATTTTATCCGGTGGAACCGGCTTGTATATCCAGGCAGTCTGTTTCGGCCTGGACGATATGCCCGTAGTTGACCCCACGCTACGGGAGCAACTAGTTCAGCGGCTGCAAACCGAGGGATTGCAAAAGTTGCAGCAGGAGTTACGTCAGCTCGATCCGGTATATGCGCAAACCGCTGATTTACTAAACCCCATCCGGGTCACGCGGGCGCTGGAAGTTTGTCTGTCAACCGGGCAGCCCTATTCGTCGTTTCGGCGGCAGCAGCCAGTCGAACGTTCCTTCCAGGCTCAACTGATTGCGCTGGAACTCCCCCGCGATGAATTATATGCCCGGATTGATGCCCGCATGGATCGGATGTTGGCCAACGGATTGATCGAAGAAGCACGTTCGCTAAACGTGTACCGGGATCTGTCGGCGCTCAAGACGGTTGGTTATCAGGAGATTTTCCCGTACCTGGATGGTGACTATGACTATGCGGAAATGGTCCGGCTGCTGAAACGCAACTCGCGCCGGTACGCGAAACGGCAACTCACCTGGTTCCGGAATCAGGCAGCTTTCCGGTGGTACAGCCCGCAGCAGGACGATACTATTTTAGCCGACAGCGGTCTGACATCTTAA
- a CDS encoding rhodanese-like domain-containing protein: MDITVQELKERLDKGEKLNLIDVREPNEYEADNIGATLIPLGDLPHRIDELDGLQDEEVIVHCRSGARSARAQQYLEENGFNNVRNVTGGMLAYRAQE, translated from the coding sequence ATGGACATTACAGTACAAGAGTTGAAAGAACGGCTCGACAAAGGCGAAAAACTGAATCTGATCGACGTACGCGAACCGAACGAGTACGAAGCCGACAACATCGGCGCTACGCTGATTCCGCTGGGTGACCTGCCGCACCGGATCGACGAGCTGGATGGCTTGCAGGATGAAGAAGTGATCGTGCATTGCCGGTCGGGGGCACGTAGCGCCCGGGCGCAGCAGTACCTCGAAGAGAACGGTTTCAACAACGTTCGTAACGTAACGGGCGGCATGCTGGCCTACCGCGCTCAGGAATAA
- a CDS encoding T9SS type A sorting domain-containing protein — translation MGITLRNQFLRSVTRLVGGLLFILGIVPAGLAQTPLTLPFFDDFSTAAGQPGIDRPDVRLWQAGSGVYINNTMAVNHPTVGVASFDGLRGNGLPYVFNNQFAQGYTDTLASQAINMASLTAADSVYLSFYWQMRGLGESPDLGDSLTVQFRNQAGNWQTVWRQEGGRPTNNFTQVFIPVRAAAYFHGQFAFRFRAYGRSSGPFDTWNVDYVYLNRGRTLNDRFVRDVAVRQPLSPLLKRYTAMPLTQYLVNPAAETADSVTTDINNLFNNFNFTTYRFTIRDEVSGATVQDVSQTNSVLIGALSSQRKSQQAVPATGLGALPQARLRYKFDLLTTDDQNPSIPGVNLRRNDTLSGLANLSDYYAYDDGTWEYGLQLGPGERWAVRFVTNKADVVSGVRACLVPFRTNQTGQTFVLSVYNSRNGRPNSVVYQQSFAITYPPYRNAFTDFKFTRNVSVQDTFYIGYQQVSVSDTTLLRLGFDKNSPFGNQIFYNGGNTWEQNQQNSNVTALNFQGAFMLRPVMGGRPDTVVTALPEVETLAPLRVYPNPTTGLVHWDNENLKRLEIIRPSGQILRALEPSRGQQMLDLSYLPDGLYLLRLTDDRRVVTQKLIIQH, via the coding sequence ATGGGCATCACGTTACGTAATCAATTTCTTCGGTCCGTTACCCGGCTGGTCGGCGGTTTACTGTTCATACTTGGAATAGTCCCCGCTGGATTGGCCCAGACTCCGCTGACCTTACCGTTTTTCGACGATTTTTCGACGGCAGCCGGGCAGCCAGGTATCGACAGGCCTGATGTCCGCCTGTGGCAGGCTGGGAGTGGCGTTTACATCAACAATACCATGGCTGTTAACCACCCAACGGTGGGCGTAGCGTCGTTCGACGGGTTACGCGGCAATGGACTCCCGTATGTGTTTAACAATCAGTTTGCGCAGGGCTACACCGACACCCTGGCCTCGCAGGCTATCAACATGGCGAGCCTGACGGCGGCTGACTCGGTCTACCTGAGTTTCTACTGGCAGATGCGCGGACTGGGGGAGTCGCCGGACCTGGGTGACTCGCTGACGGTACAGTTTCGCAACCAGGCTGGAAACTGGCAAACAGTCTGGCGCCAGGAGGGTGGTCGCCCCACCAATAATTTTACGCAGGTATTCATCCCGGTCCGGGCAGCGGCTTATTTTCATGGGCAGTTTGCCTTCCGATTCCGGGCCTACGGTCGCTCGTCGGGACCATTCGATACCTGGAACGTGGACTATGTATACCTGAACCGGGGCCGTACGCTGAACGATCGCTTTGTGCGCGACGTAGCTGTTCGTCAACCGCTAAGCCCGCTGCTAAAGCGGTACACGGCCATGCCGTTGACCCAGTATCTGGTCAACCCGGCGGCTGAAACGGCGGACTCGGTGACGACCGACATCAACAACCTATTCAATAATTTCAATTTCACTACGTACCGGTTCACCATTCGGGATGAAGTGTCGGGCGCAACAGTACAGGACGTCTCGCAGACGAACTCGGTCCTGATCGGGGCACTTAGCTCGCAGCGGAAAAGCCAGCAAGCGGTACCCGCTACAGGCCTGGGCGCACTACCACAGGCTCGGTTACGGTACAAATTTGACCTGCTTACGACCGATGACCAGAACCCGTCGATTCCGGGCGTCAATCTGCGTCGGAACGATACGTTGTCGGGATTAGCTAATTTGAGCGACTATTACGCGTATGACGATGGCACCTGGGAGTATGGCCTCCAGCTGGGGCCGGGCGAACGCTGGGCTGTTCGGTTCGTCACGAACAAGGCCGACGTTGTTTCCGGTGTTCGGGCGTGTCTGGTGCCGTTCCGTACCAATCAAACCGGTCAGACGTTCGTGCTGAGCGTGTACAACAGCCGCAACGGGCGGCCTAACTCCGTCGTTTACCAGCAGTCGTTTGCCATTACGTACCCACCATACCGGAACGCTTTTACCGATTTCAAATTTACCCGGAACGTATCGGTGCAGGATACGTTCTACATTGGTTATCAGCAGGTCAGCGTAAGCGACACAACCCTGTTGCGACTGGGCTTCGATAAAAATAGTCCGTTCGGCAATCAGATATTCTACAACGGCGGCAATACCTGGGAGCAAAACCAGCAGAACAGCAACGTCACCGCGCTGAATTTTCAGGGCGCGTTCATGCTGCGGCCTGTCATGGGTGGTCGGCCAGACACGGTCGTAACGGCGCTTCCTGAAGTGGAAACGCTGGCTCCGTTACGTGTGTACCCAAACCCAACTACAGGACTGGTCCACTGGGATAACGAAAACCTGAAACGGCTCGAAATTATCAGGCCAAGCGGGCAGATCCTGCGGGCGCTCGAACCAAGTCGCGGTCAGCAGATGTTAGACCTGAGTTACTTGCCCGACGGTTTGTATCTGCTTCGGCTGACGGACGACCGGCGCGTTGTAACGCAAAAACTAATCATTCAGCATTGA
- a CDS encoding PASTA domain-containing protein, with translation MAKISTRSFADLLIHLGLILALLAALFLAFFFVYLPFTTNHGQTITVPDVTKLSLDEMQNILNDRDLRYEVSDCTFVAGALPLTIVQQYPRANMKVKEGRKIYITITKRVAPMVSMPKLTDLTDRSAELNLRSLGLEIGERIYVPDVAKNSVLRQLYNGKEIIPGTPVPKGAKIDLEVGDGLGNTMFAVPDVVGKPLDEAKLTIQGSSLKVGTIIPVDDPEKEVGTVVRQRPEARAGERIRVGETMDLWVVGPVEPN, from the coding sequence ATGGCTAAAATCAGCACCCGATCCTTTGCTGACCTGCTGATTCACCTGGGCCTTATCCTGGCGTTGCTGGCTGCTTTATTCCTGGCGTTTTTCTTTGTGTATCTGCCGTTCACAACCAACCATGGTCAGACCATTACGGTACCGGACGTGACCAAACTGAGTCTGGACGAGATGCAGAATATCCTGAACGATCGCGACCTGCGCTACGAGGTCAGCGACTGCACCTTTGTGGCCGGTGCCCTGCCGCTGACGATTGTGCAGCAGTATCCCCGCGCCAACATGAAAGTGAAGGAAGGGCGTAAGATCTACATCACGATCACCAAGCGGGTAGCCCCCATGGTGTCGATGCCGAAACTGACCGACCTGACCGACCGGAGTGCCGAACTGAATCTGCGCTCGCTGGGGCTGGAGATTGGCGAGCGGATTTACGTACCGGACGTAGCCAAAAACTCTGTACTGCGGCAACTGTATAACGGTAAGGAAATTATTCCGGGAACACCAGTGCCAAAAGGAGCAAAGATCGATCTGGAAGTGGGCGATGGCCTGGGAAATACAATGTTTGCGGTTCCTGACGTTGTAGGTAAGCCACTGGATGAAGCGAAGTTGACGATTCAGGGATCGAGCCTGAAAGTTGGCACGATTATTCCTGTTGATGATCCCGAAAAGGAAGTTGGTACGGTGGTTCGGCAACGACCCGAAGCCCGTGCCGGCGAACGGATCCGAGTGGGAGAAACAATGGATTTGTGGGTTGTGGGGCCGGTAGAGCCGAACTAA
- a CDS encoding riboflavin synthase codes for MFTGIVETTGIVAGIEQEGTNLTFRIESTMAPELKIDQSVSHNGVCLTVTSLDDKGYTVTAVDETLKKTNLGLLRTGDRVNLERCMPATGRFDGHIVQGHVDQTGICTNIEDLNGSWLFDFRYEPVPEGVDEKDRNITVEKGSICINGVSLTVFNSRDDSFRVTIIPYTYEHTSFSQLQVGDMVNLEFDVVGKYIKKMLAGYR; via the coding sequence ATGTTTACTGGTATTGTAGAAACGACGGGTATTGTAGCCGGCATTGAGCAGGAGGGAACGAACCTGACGTTCCGGATTGAATCGACGATGGCGCCCGAACTGAAAATAGATCAGAGTGTCAGTCACAACGGTGTCTGCCTGACCGTCACCAGTCTCGACGACAAAGGGTACACCGTGACGGCCGTTGACGAGACGCTGAAGAAAACGAATCTTGGTTTGTTACGCACTGGTGATCGGGTTAACCTGGAACGGTGTATGCCCGCAACGGGTCGGTTCGATGGCCATATTGTGCAGGGCCACGTGGACCAGACCGGCATCTGTACCAACATTGAAGACCTAAATGGAAGCTGGCTGTTTGACTTCCGATACGAGCCGGTTCCAGAAGGTGTCGACGAGAAGGATCGAAATATTACGGTCGAAAAAGGGTCCATTTGTATCAATGGTGTTAGTCTGACCGTTTTCAACTCGCGCGACGACAGTTTTCGGGTAACCATTATTCCGTACACGTACGAGCACACCAGTTTTAGCCAGTTGCAGGTAGGCGATATGGTTAATCTGGAATTCGATGTCGTTGGGAAGTATATCAAAAAAATGCTGGCCGGATATCGGTAA
- a CDS encoding class I SAM-dependent DNA methyltransferase, with product MIGRSEEYEKMYQLEGKLWWYRSLHERVAEALQAHFGDRRDMSILDVGCGTGGLMAFLRDRGYTNLRGIDGSTDAVAACRERGLTVSLVDLNELAETGEKYDAVVCNDVFCYFLGDRLPALMRKLATRLLPAGILISNNNAFEVFKGQHDLAVGIARRFTRADFERLLPGTGLRIERSTYWSFLLSPVILLMRQWQNLELRLGWQSPESPKSDVYLPSPWLNETLYRVVHTEQKLLPRLPFGSSLFIVFCPV from the coding sequence ATGATCGGTCGGTCGGAAGAATACGAAAAAATGTACCAGCTGGAGGGTAAACTCTGGTGGTACCGCAGTCTGCACGAGCGGGTTGCGGAGGCCCTGCAGGCTCATTTCGGCGACCGGCGCGATATGTCTATTCTGGACGTTGGCTGCGGAACGGGTGGCCTAATGGCCTTCCTGCGCGATCGGGGGTACACAAACCTGCGGGGGATCGATGGATCGACGGATGCCGTTGCAGCCTGCCGCGAACGAGGGTTAACGGTTTCGCTGGTTGATCTGAACGAGCTAGCCGAGACTGGCGAGAAGTACGACGCTGTTGTTTGTAATGACGTATTCTGCTATTTCCTGGGCGACCGACTGCCAGCACTGATGCGAAAACTGGCAACCCGTTTATTACCAGCGGGCATTCTGATCAGCAATAACAACGCTTTCGAGGTATTCAAGGGCCAGCACGATCTGGCCGTTGGTATCGCCCGGCGGTTTACACGGGCTGATTTTGAGCGTTTGCTTCCTGGAACTGGGCTGCGTATCGAACGGAGTACGTACTGGAGCTTTCTACTGTCGCCGGTTATCCTACTGATGCGCCAGTGGCAGAATCTGGAGCTGCGGCTAGGCTGGCAATCACCCGAATCGCCCAAATCGGATGTATATTTGCCCAGCCCCTGGCTGAACGAGACCCTTTACCGGGTTGTTCATACGGAGCAGAAGCTGCTTCCCCGACTGCCGTTCGGCAGTTCGCTGTTCATTGTGTTCTGCCCTGTTTAG
- a CDS encoding glycosyltransferase family 2 protein encodes MDLSIVIPVYNSEHTISPLVERLHTCLAGRAFEVILVNDGSPDRSESVCRQLAAAYKSVQFISLRRNFGEFNAVLCGLNHASGQHVVIIDDDFQNPPESILTLVETADMGGYDVVYSRYEEKQHHWFRNLGSGLVNWLTTYSLGKPRELYLSSFKLIRREIVSEIIRYRGPYPYIDGLIFRVTRHVGSVVVPHNTRQEGRSNYTARKLIALFLNVFIGYSLWPVRIFTVVGAGLFLTSLLAGLGLLAGSICELIDVPNWIILLWAIAFATGLLLLCLGVLGEYVGKLFMAYSGLPPYVEKRNWPETVSRAVSQSSLLFLLPLLSHLPRCL; translated from the coding sequence ATGGACTTAAGCATCGTTATTCCCGTTTACAACAGTGAACATACAATCAGTCCACTGGTTGAGCGGCTGCACACGTGTCTGGCCGGACGCGCCTTCGAGGTTATTCTGGTGAATGACGGAAGCCCCGACCGCTCGGAGTCGGTGTGTCGGCAACTGGCTGCAGCCTACAAGAGCGTACAGTTTATCTCCCTGCGCCGGAATTTCGGGGAGTTTAACGCGGTACTCTGTGGGCTGAATCACGCAAGTGGTCAGCATGTTGTGATCATTGACGATGATTTCCAGAATCCACCCGAGTCTATTCTAACCCTGGTTGAAACGGCCGATATGGGTGGTTACGACGTTGTTTATAGCCGATATGAGGAGAAGCAGCACCATTGGTTTCGAAACCTGGGGAGTGGGCTCGTTAACTGGCTCACGACGTATTCGCTGGGCAAGCCTAGAGAGCTGTACCTATCCAGCTTCAAACTGATTCGGCGGGAGATAGTGAGTGAAATCATCCGCTACCGGGGACCGTATCCGTACATTGACGGGCTTATTTTTCGGGTAACCCGGCACGTTGGCAGTGTTGTCGTGCCGCACAATACCCGCCAGGAAGGCCGCTCGAACTACACGGCGCGTAAGCTTATCGCCCTCTTCCTGAACGTATTCATTGGTTACTCGCTCTGGCCTGTCCGAATTTTTACGGTGGTGGGAGCGGGGCTGTTTCTAACCAGCTTGCTGGCTGGTCTTGGTCTGTTGGCTGGCAGTATATGTGAGCTGATTGACGTACCAAACTGGATCATACTCTTGTGGGCAATTGCCTTTGCCACGGGGCTGCTGCTGCTCTGCCTGGGGGTGCTGGGCGAATACGTGGGCAAGCTGTTCATGGCCTATAGTGGGTTGCCGCCCTACGTCGAAAAGCGGAACTGGCCGGAAACTGTAAGCCGGGCGGTGTCGCAATCGTCTCTGTTGTTTTTACTGCCTCTGTTAAGCCACTTACCCCGCTGCCTATGA